In the Drosophila gunungcola strain Sukarami unplaced genomic scaffold, Dgunungcola_SK_2 000001F, whole genome shotgun sequence genome, one interval contains:
- the LOC128261829 gene encoding uncharacterized protein LOC128261829 produces MVYLSRPWTPVFNPYYIGPYPTCAACPCDFDIYKGYTPGGWHSRCYRSY; encoded by the coding sequence ATGGTTTATCTTAGTCGCCCCTGGACTCCCGTCTTCAATCCCTACTACATTGGACCGTATCCGACTTGCGCCGCTTGTCCTTGTGACTTTGATATTTACAAAGGTTACACTCCCGGTGGCTGGCATAGTCGTTGCTATCGCAGCTATTAA
- the LOC128261349 gene encoding uncharacterized protein LOC128261349 — protein MEMVHTAIGVAGTVALLLVVSRSVSQVAGLVADETRAPISYLVRRGDPLADQLTTAEGLTPLVEGDRMDGACSVVQSIGGKACVLLGPLLPKLGGDRKSGDSKTEEEVDKKKPEAAAWETEAPAEADPPAEE, from the coding sequence ATGGAAATGGTGCACACGGCCATCGGTGTGGCGGGCACAGTGGCCCTGCTCTTGGTTGTCAGCCGTTCGGTTTCGCAGGTGGCTGGCTTGGTTGCGGATGAAACCCGAGCTCCGATCTCCTACTTGGTGAGACGCGGCGATCCATTGGCGGATCAGCTGACGACCGCCGAGGGGTTAACCCCACTGGTGGAGGGAGATCGCATGGACGGCGCCTGTTCGGTGGTCCAAAGTATTGGCGGTAAAGCGTGTGTCTTGCTAGGACCTCTGCTGCCCAAACTGGGCGGTGATCGTAAGTCCGGCGACTCAAAGACAGAAGAGGAAGTGGACAAAAAGAAACCGGAGGCAGCAGCGTGGGAAACGGAAGCACCTGCTGAGGCAGATCCACCGGCAGAGGAGTAG
- the LOC128261351 gene encoding male-specific sperm protein Mst84Db produces the protein MVLMLCCSFDPFYVGPCPPGCLAPLMGGTPYCGCGPCCSPCCGCGPCGGCSSCPCGW, from the coding sequence ATGGTTTTGATGCTCTGCTGCAGTTTCGATCCCTTCTACGTGGGACCCTGTCCACCCGGCTGTCTGGCTCCTCTGATGGGAGGCACTCCCTACTGTGGCTGTGGTCCTTGCTGCAGTCCCTGCTGTGGTTGTGGTCCCTGTGGTGGTTGCAGCTCGTGTCCCTGCGGCTGGTAA
- the LOC128261763 gene encoding uncharacterized protein LOC128261763 → MPCIFNPGYIGPDPPCCDPDCEDEGHCTVPECGVCPESQLPRCNPAPQPKTKPEQQTPKQKPQKEQ, encoded by the coding sequence ATGCCTTGCATATTTAATCCCGGCTACATCGGCCCCGATCCGCCCTGCTGTGACCCGGACTGCGAGGACGAGGGGCACTGCACGGTTCCGGAGTGCGGGGTTTGCCCGGAATCCCAACTACCCCGCTGCAATCCCGCCCCGCAGCCAAAAACTAAGCCGGAGCAGCAGACACCGAAACAGAAGCCCCAGAAGGAGCAGTAG
- the LOC128261350 gene encoding uncharacterized protein LOC128261350 — translation MSASVDHLVHQVLAPFAINTLDRIVPAVRQLVLILHESFLVNHQEPEPVIDVSVLIEPVRKIVLIVKDSTPEVHPDEETVIGSDEISRLLGEISRSIRDLVQSIYDTISALATI, via the coding sequence ATGTCGGCGTCTGTGGATCACTTGGTTCACCAAGTGCTGGCTCCCTTTGCCATCAACACCCTCGATCGCATAGTGCCCGCAGTCCGCCAGTTGGTGCTCATCCTGCATGAATCCTTTCTGGTGAATCACCAGGAGCCGGAGCCGGTGATCGATGTGTCCGTCCTGATTGAGCCCGTCCGTAAAATCGTCCTAATTGTCAAAGATTCGACGCCGGAGGTTCATCCAGATGAGGAGACGGTGATCGGTTCGGATGAGATCAGCAGACTGCTGGGTGAAATTTCCCGGAGCATTCGGGACCTGGTCCAATCGATTTATGATACCATCTCGGCACTGGCGACTATTTAG